The stretch of DNA CGACGCCTTCTCGCGGGTCCTGGGCGAGAAGTTCGGCACCGACCTCGTCTCCTGCCCGCGGCTCACCACGGTCATGCGCCGCTCGCGGCCGAAATACGGGGCGATCCACACCGACGGCGCCGCGAAGGTGATGACGCTGCTCGTCTACATGAACGACGCCTGGGATGCGCCGGAGGCCGGGCGGCTGCGGGTGCTCTACGACGGCGAGCGGTACGAGCCCTACGCGGTCGAGGTGCCGCCGACCATGGGGACGATGTTCGCCTTCCTGCGCGCCGACAATTCCTGGCACGGCCACCGGCCGTTCGGGGGCGAGCGCCGGGTGGTGCAGGTCGCCTGGGTGAAGGATGGGGCCGCGCTGGAGCGCAAGCGCAGGCGCAACCGGACGGCGCAGGTCCTGAAGGGCATCTTCCGCCGGTAGGCCAAATCACCTGTCGGGCCAAATCACCTGTCGGACCAAGCCGCCCGCCGGGACAGTGTCCGCCGGGCGACACCGACGAATTCGCTGCGCGCGCGGCCCCGGAATCCATGTCCATCGGGTTCGTGCGCGCTCTAAGACTTGACCGCCGGCATCCGTCGGAGGACCCTTGGGGGCATCATGAGGGCGTTTCACCGCGCGGGCCTTTTCGCGGCCGGCCTGTTCGTGCTGGCGGGCGCCGCCGGCATGGCCGGGCCGGACCGGGCCGTCGCGCAGTCGGACCTCGAGACCCCCGCCGATCCGCCGGTCCTATCGAAGCCCTACCGCTCGACGATCCCGATCTACCGCCGCCGCCCGCCGCCGGACGCGGTGCCGCCGGAGGCGGGCCAGCCCGCGAGCACCTGGCGCGAGCCGCCGGGCCGGGTCGGCGCCGCGCCCCTGCGGGATTCGGCTCCCGACGAGTCCGGCTTCGGCCCGGTGAAGCCCACCCCCGCGCACGATCTCGCTCCCCGCGACCTGACCCCCCGCGATCTTACCCCCCGTGACCTGGCCCCCGAAGACGACCCGGAGGACAGGGCCTCGGCCCCGCCCGTCCCGAAGGCCGCGCCGCGGCCGAAGCCGGAGCCGCGCGAGGCCGACCGGGCCGAGCGCGAGCGGCCCGCCCGGGAAGCCCCGCAGGCGACCGAGGCGATGGGGGACGCCGACGAGGACGTGCCGCCGGCCTATGTCGGCGTGTGGGGGCCGGGCGCGGCCGCCTGCTCCAGCCGCCGCTCCGCCCGCCGCGGCCTGCTGCCGGCGGTGATCCGGCCCGGCAGCGCCCGGGCCGGCAAGACCGTGTGCCGGTTCCGCGACACGCGGCGCGAGGGACGCGGCTGGACCATGACCGCCTCGTGCAGCAGCGCAGGCCGCCACTGGACCTCGCGGGTGCGACTGACCGTGGCGGGCAGCCGCCTGACCTGGGCGAGCGAGCGCGGCTCGGCCAGCTATACCCGCTGCCGCGGCTGACGCCGGGAGCGCCCTGCAACCGGCCTTGACTCGCCGCAAACACCGGTGGTCGAAAGGGGACCCGCCGTGAAGAGAGCCCCGATGGCCCCGTTCCGCCCGCCCGCCGCGACGACGCTGCGGACCCGCGCCTCCGCCGGTCGACCGGGACCGCGCGCATGACCGCCAAGCCCGCTCCCGGACAACGCGCTCCCGGAAAGCTCGTGGCCGTCGCCAACATGAAGGGCGGCGTCGGCAAGACCACCAGCGTGGTGATGCTGGCCGATGCGCTCGCCGCCGGCGGCGCCTCGGTGCTGGTGATCGACCTCGATCCCCAGGCCAGCGCCTCGGTGTGCTTTGCCGGCGACGCCATCCTGGCCGAGATGATCACCGGGGGCCGCACCCTCGACTATTACCTGGGCCTGCGCATCGTCGACCACGACAAGGCCGCCCTGCCGGACTTCATCCGCGACTACGTCTCGAGCACCACCCATCTCGGCGAGCCGCTGCCGATCTCGCTTCTGGCTTCCGGGCCGTCGCTGCGCATCGTCGAGCGCGAGATCATCTACGCGCTCACCAAGCGCAAATACTCGATGCACGCCATCGAGGGCCACCTGTGGAAGCTGTTCCAGGAGGACTTCGCGCCCTTGCGCGACCGGTACGACTACGTGCTGTTCGACTGCGCGCCCGGCATCTCGCCGATGACCGAGGTGGCGATCCGGGCCTGCGACCTCGTGGTGGTCGCCTGCATCTCGGACTTCCTGTCCACCTACGGCCTCAAGGCGTTCTACGAGACGATCTGGGGCGTGGGCAGCGCCTCGGAGAGCATGCTGGCGCCGAAGAGGCCGCCGCACGTGCTGATCACCCGCTGGCAGAACACCAAGCAGCAGGCGACGACCTACGCCACGCTCCAGGAGAGTGCCGCTGCGGAAGGCGCGCGGTTTCGACTGTTCAGGACCCGCGTGCCGCAATCGGCCGCCCTGGCGAACGCGCTCACCCTGGAGTATCAGACCTTCGCCAACAAGTATCGTGACGCCAGCCGCGACCTGATCGGCGAGGTGATCACCCCGGTGGTGGCCGAGCTGAAGGAGGCCCTGGATGGCGCTTGAGATCGACGGCCTCGCGGTCCTGTGCGCGATCGCGGAGGCGCCGGCGGCCTTCCCGGCGATCCGCAGCGACGTCACCAAGGCCGCCCACGCCCTGGTGACGAAGCAGCTGAAGGCCAAGACCCTGGACCTGCCCGGCCTGCGCGCGGTGCGCGAGGCGCTGGGCCCCCAGCCCCTGGCGCTGATCGTCGACGGGCTGAAGGATGCCGAGGTCAAGGCCCTGGTCACCCGCCTCGACAAGCACCACCCGGACCTGAAGGACGGGCCGGCCGTCCTGCATCGCCGCCACCTGATGGCGCTCGCCGCCGATCTCGACCCGGTCGCGGCGCCTGCGGCGAAGGCGAAGCCCGCCAAGGGGGCTGCCAAGGCGCCGGCCAAGGCCAAGCCCGCCGCCAAGGCGGTGCAGCAGGAGAAGGCGACCCCGGAGAAGGCGACCGATGCGGCGCCGGTGCAGGCACCCGCGGCAGCGCCGGAGCCCGCGCCGCCGGCCCGCCCGGCTCACGCCCCGGTGCGCGGCAAGACCGCCCCGGCCGACGCCCTCGCCTCCGCCGCGATGGCCGCCCGCCCGCCGCGCCGCCCGCGCCAGCAGGAGTGAGGCGGGGCCGAACGTACCCCATTCAGATTGTGCAGGAAACAAGCTGCGCGGGTGCGGGAGCGACGGCCGAGAGCATGAACCCTCCCCCGCAGAGGGGGAGGGTTCGCGCGCGGCGATTGATTGTGTCGGCCGATCTGCGTTCTTAGCTCAAAAGTCGAACAGTCCCGGAGGAGCGCCCGATGACCAAAGGTTCCGATCTGCTCGTCGCCGCCCTCGAGAACGAGGGCGTGGACCGGATCTTCGGCATCCCGGGCGAGGAGAATCTCGACGTCGTCGAATCGCTGCGCCAGTCGAAGATCGAGCTGGTCCTGACCCGCCACGAGCAGGCGGCGGCCTTCATGGCGGCGACCCATGGCCGGCTGACGGGGCGGCCTGGCGTCTGCATCTCGACTTTGGGGCCCGGCGCCCTCAACTTCACCACCGGCGCGGCCTATGCCCATCTCGGCGCGATGCCGATGCTGATGCTCACCGGCCAGAAGCCGA from Methylobacterium aquaticum encodes:
- a CDS encoding ParA family protein, which produces MTAKPAPGQRAPGKLVAVANMKGGVGKTTSVVMLADALAAGGASVLVIDLDPQASASVCFAGDAILAEMITGGRTLDYYLGLRIVDHDKAALPDFIRDYVSSTTHLGEPLPISLLASGPSLRIVEREIIYALTKRKYSMHAIEGHLWKLFQEDFAPLRDRYDYVLFDCAPGISPMTEVAIRACDLVVVACISDFLSTYGLKAFYETIWGVGSASESMLAPKRPPHVLITRWQNTKQQATTYATLQESAAAEGARFRLFRTRVPQSAALANALTLEYQTFANKYRDASRDLIGEVITPVVAELKEALDGA
- a CDS encoding 2OG-Fe(II) oxygenase gives rise to the protein MSPLSILDVDAVRAAPVAQDPYRYCLGRQVLRPEAIPALTRDFPAIAKPGYLTVDEVQLTGRFKDLIGELESDAFSRVLGEKFGTDLVSCPRLTTVMRRSRPKYGAIHTDGAAKVMTLLVYMNDAWDAPEAGRLRVLYDGERYEPYAVEVPPTMGTMFAFLRADNSWHGHRPFGGERRVVQVAWVKDGAALERKRRRNRTAQVLKGIFRR